A window of Pullulanibacillus sp. KACC 23026 genomic DNA:
TGTCATCGTTGAAACGGTGTTAATGCTCCCACTTGTCCTCCCCCCAACCGTTGTCGGATTTATCTTAATCATCGTCTTCGGGAAAAATAGTCCTATTGGTCAAGTGATTGAATGGGTGTTTCATCAGCCGATTATCTTTACATTTTGGGCGGCTGTCATCGCGGCAACCGTTGTCGCTTTCCCTTTAATGCTTCAATCCGTAAAAACGGGGATTGAAGGCATTGATCAAGACATTGAGGATGCAGCGCGAATGGATGGAGCCAACGAATGGAAGCTGTTTATATTTGTGACCATTCCGCTTGCCTCAAGGGCTATTGTAACGGGTGCCATATTAGGGTTTGCTCGGGCTCTAGGCGAGTTCGGTGCCACCTTAATGTTCGCAGGGAATATTCCCACCAAAACGCAGACCATACCTACTGCCATCTATGTCGCCATCGACACAGGA
This region includes:
- the modB gene encoding molybdate ABC transporter permease subunit, whose translation is MNETIFDPIRLSIEVSLTAEVFIVCLGLWIGQWIARSRKSVRNVIVETVLMLPLVLPPTVVGFILIIVFGKNSPIGQVIEWVFHQPIIFTFWAAVIAATVVAFPLMLQSVKTGIEGIDQDIEDAARMDGANEWKLFIFVTIPLASRAIVTGAILGFARALGEFGATLMFAGNIPTKTQTIPTAIYVAIDTGHMSIAWILVITTVIISFIMLLVTYVLR